The DNA region tcattttccagaaaatgagcaGGAAAATGATTCATTATCCATCTATGCAATCTAAAAACGTAAAACAATCACAATTATAATAAATCATTTatttctaacaaaaaaaattcacaacaaAACATTGAAACAACATCTAAaaatattcaacaaaaaaaaataaaaatgcctCCACTGGTTTCACGGAAATCGCCACTGATTTCCGTGAAACCAGTCGCGGGCTTCGTGAAATTCTCCGAGGACTTGGACAACTTGTTGGGTTTAGGGAGGGTGGAGAAGTCGTAGAGGTGCTTGGAGAACTTACCATAGGTCTTTCCGGAGAACTCGTAAGCAGATTGGAGTTCTGATAGCAGGCCGGCGGATGCATCGGCGGCGGAGCCCATGTCGCTTGCTCCGAGGCGGCGGCGAGAGAGAGTAAGGCGGGATGGGACTCGCCGAAAAGTGAAAAATTTTGAGTGAGCGGGAAAAGGAAGCCCAGTCTGGCCGGACTAGTTGGGCGGAAGAGAAGAAAAcaattccggaaaatgacttccctttcCATTGACCAACAAGTTATTTTCCTTTAACCCCATTTTCCTCctccttcccaaacaccaaaaatccggaaaataatttttggaaatcattttccgagtttccaaacacaacctaaatttaatattcattGGCATTTGCTTTTCTAAGAAGACCCCATGCTTCTTCCCTTCCATCACCTGTTCTTTCTTCTTCATATTTACAAATCAattattccttttttgtttattttcttcaatattttttactcatttttaaatttaatttttagtatttaatATAGTATAAAACTTTGTATTCTAaggctgtgtttggcagagcttatttaggagcttatagcttattttaagatactaataagctataagctttgtttggtaatgctctcaaaataagctagtagcttaaaataagagcttattttgaaacgctacttcaggtagcttttcaaaaataagctagtagcttcttaacttttttccatctttatccttattattttaaataaatgacatcatttacccatcccaatcaaaactcttttggcattttttcttcaatatgtttcgttgtaattttaatttgatatttgtgtttgaacaataatttttgtatgaactaattttatgaattataaacattttgttttactttatatatttttaaatatatgttcttactttatatttaaataaattatattgatttcattattttatattttaatatgtaaacaaacctatttaaatttgaaattatttaactttcatgtaaatgtactttttagtctttttacatttatcaacttatcaaaaagttaattttaccaaacacttttaaacataacaactcttcatatttcagcttcgagcttatagcttttcagctttcagctacttttcagcttccagctaccatttcagctaggtttgacAAACATAGCCTAATACACATGCTTTTACtcattttagtataatttttttatatataaaactttgtatactaatactaaacttaatattacgataaatcaaattaaaaataatttcagtcaaacctcgttgCAATTCAACAAATACATTACTTGTACTCGATCCAtgaaatacaattttatttacatacatAGTTCTTCTCTTACTAGGCGAAAGAAGTTTGATCCATGTAACAATTTTCGTACACAAAGCATAAACGCCAAGAAACAATGTAGATAATTTCATTAAAGAGTAGAGCTTTATTTATCttacaagaaaatgaaaatcattAGCCACAATTCACGAATGATCGAAATTTACACACAGCGCCAACTTCACACTTGTCCCTATATAAATGGATTGCAGCAATGATGTGAGAACACTCTTTACAAAGAATCAACACAACCAAACCTCATCGTCTCTGTAGCTCGAAACCCAGTATTGTGCAAGGTAATTCGGGGATGATTCAATGTTGAAGTAGATCCAGATGGCCTGTCATATGGAGACGCAGACACTTCACTGAACTTGGGACTTCACCGAACTCCCGGGATTGTGGGTTGCAATTGCATCCCTTAATTTCTGGAGCTGcagtgtattttggaaacaggTTAATCATGGGAAGCGCCCGCTTTATGTACTATGCCACAGTCGGGGCAGTGCCCTTCGCTGTATTTGTTTAGTAATGTGCATTTTCGTTAGAGTCGTCAAAACATGCTTAACCCGTCCTGACCCGCTAAAAGGGCAGGGCAAGCTTTGAATTTTATGGCCCATCCCGCCAAATAGCGGCCTGCTTTGACAGCTCTAATTCTCGTGACCAGCCTATCAATTCAAGCTTAATAGTACAGTGGaagcatatatgatatatcacCATTTTAATTCACACAATGTCACAGGTCTATATATATCTGATATGGTCACAACGGGTGTACTGATTGGTAAGGATTCTTAGAAGGAAGAAATAAAGAATACGGGATCATCAAAAGGTTGTACCTTGGCAAGAGAGCAAGAAAAAGAATCCAACAGGCCATCTGCTCCTCTATAGAACTGGAAAAATGGAAGTACTTTAACATTTAAGCTTTTGCATAAGGACTTGTTCTCATCAAAATTCACCTTTAAGAAAAGAATTTCTGGGTGTTCTTCAGCAATCTTGCAGAGCTGATCAACAGGAAATACGAAACAAGCATTTATTTAGCAGAGCTCAGCAGCATaatactttcaaaaatttaTACCTTTACGTTTATTAGATAAAAGGTTAGAGAACGTGTAATCGTAAACTCTAGTAGAGCCACAGACCAAAGAAAGCACTCACCTTGGGGAATAAGGCTCGACAAGAAGCACACCACGTACCATAGAAGTCGACAATGACTAATCTATCACCGGCATTACTTAAAGCATCTAAAAAGCCTTCCGTAGAATTGATGTCAACCATATTTGGGGCACTCTTCTCCCACCATTTTGGCTGCTCAGTTTCAGCCGCAGTTGCACGTACCTAACACCCAAAGTAAGCAACAATATTTCTCCACCTTTACAAATAGACATAATACTTTTACACACAAGTGTACTCAGATTCAACCCAGATGCACGAAGCCttcaattcttaatttttatttgaactATTTTTTTCCCAGTAGAAGCATATCCCATTATCCCTATAGCTATAGAAACAAAATGAAGAACTTTCCAAACAAAGTTCCCTTactcctttcttcttttttctcattttttcaataatgtggCATGCACTAAACATTTTAGCAAGGATTAAGGTTAACACTCAACTTAAAACCACCACTATTATCATCACACCATACTCAGTCAACcctaatttacaaaaaaatacatTGAACAACCCAACTCACACATGATAAACTTCACTTATAAACACATTTTCCCCATCATCCCAGTTAAGAAAATCCTTTTCTTTAAGAATTTACAATACCAGCAAAGTAGCAAATTGACAGACACAATAAGAAAACAACCAATTCGGGTTCAAAAAATATCCAAATTACCATAGTTACTtcaaaaaagggggaaaataaagaagtATTATACCAGTATTGAAActaaaaaagttgaaaattaaagaaaaagcaaGTCATACCTTGAATAGAACCAAGTCTCTTGTATGGGCGTGATGAGAAGGTTTGGGAACAGGAATAGACGGAAGGGTTTTAGGCCATGGGCGCAATTCGGAAGCGTTGGAAGAGAAACGATGGGAGTGTTGTCGAGTGGAGTGATGAGAAAATCGAAAAAAGTGAGAAACTTTACGTGAAATTACAGAGCTCCCCTGCATACTACTACTAGGGCTCTTCTTCACATCACATATACAGAATTCACAGAAGATATATAAACAACGAATCTGGGTTCCCTTGAATccagaagagaagagaagagaatatGGTGTAAATGTGTGCTACAGGTATCTAGGTCAAGACTCAAGAGTTGAGACtctccaaatttttttttggaatcgATAGAAATAAGGTTCAGTCAGCAGTATAGCCCGACCCGTATTCAAGTAGTACGGTTAGTACCTTAATGATAATTGATAAGCTGATAAGAGAATACaacagttttgttttttttctttttaaccaCATATTCTTCAATCAATTAGCAATTGCACACCTAATATTAAATTCTTTTCATGTAGGATAAGAGTTTACAGCAATCCTTATACAATGGAAAATGAAACCATGttacatgtgtatgtgttatTAAATTCTTTACTTTAAGGTTtgaattttgtacctaaaacaaattagttattgtgttttatgttatgaatttatgtgtcttgtgttgtgaaattttgtgcctatGAAGTACATACACAAATTttgtacctaaatcagatttgaaaaataagtaaatatataacatgtgtatgtgtcttgtgttatgaaatttagTACCTTACctgtatgaattctgtaccttGTCGTTTTGATCTAGGTTCACAATGCTAAGTGGAACCTAgcccatgatataaattgccaatcattatttcatggcCATGATCCATGCatttgtgtggatcataaataaaaagtacggattatatttttaataatattaaaattacattatttgtatacataaagtacattaattGAAAGtacgtgatttttttttatatattatcaaataatgtacattcaacaCACAAATAGTGTGCTTTTAgtagccaaaggccttgtggtcaagcggcatgaagtgattctcccaagtgggaggtcatgtaacagggtcaatagtgttcaaaaaaaaatgtgcttttagtaaaatgtatattgcattcatggtccacacaataattcaCCATAAATTGCCACTTCATAGCAtggcaaaagaaaataaaagaagaattaatattacttttggtccatcgacttttgaattttatcaattttagttcacaactttaaatttttacaattttagtgcctaactttgttatttttatcacttttggtccttgatgAAATGTTAccagattttatattttaagggcaaaatcATTATCCtaaaaaaatatcttcaatatataaacaaaataaaaattatattaaaagaaaaagaagaatttgTCAATCGCTGATGCTATAAAACCTCATAGATCTATGTCTAGTTTCTATTTGTGTTCCCCCTTATTTGTACTGATcaaacacctataaatataattttatagtaattttgtttagatattgaaaaTCTTTATTTGGGATAATAATTTtgtcattaaaatataaaatccgGCAACATTTCACCATCAATTTGGTTGGAAGAAccaaaacaaaattacaaagttaggcatcaaaattgaaaaaatttaaagttgtgcaccaaaaatggtaaaactcaaaagtcaagggaccaaaagtgattttaaagattctttcaaaaaaaaaagtgattttaaagagaaaaataaattgaagtagaaaaaaaattaaggagaaATAATAGATATGTGTTAGATGTATGTACCAACATGCACTTAATTCACGATTTAACTATTGCATTCATTGTTATGGAAAAATGCAGAATTAATGATAATATTGGGTTATGATTTAAAAATCAAAGGTCATgtgtttgagcctcagtggaggagatatcgaaattgactctttgtgcttcaacaggttgagaaaagtatagatgaacagatactacaatgtaatagggtcagttgtattcaaaaaaaaaaattaaaaatcaaaatgattattctaaaaaatgtgaaattctaatctaaatatataaaaacaaattctgataaaagaaaattattactTTTCCTTCCTAAATTGCTACTTTGGATCGTAACCCGCAAAAATTTTGTGCAAGGGTTATTTGTAACCCtgaacaacaataaaatattgatACTAAATTATTAAGGTTGTGATCATTTGCaacccaaaaaagaaaaggtgACAAATATGAAgcagaaaaaaaatataacaaagaacaacaaaaatttttgttttaattagttAGTCCAATCTATCTCAACGGGTGAAATAGGAACTATTTTACTACTGACGagaatacaaaaatttaaaacggGGAAACGCCAGTCCTAAAATGAAGTGGTTCAAACTGACTCAATACGATTAATATTggtatactagtattttcacccgtgcgttgcacggaatgaatttgttataatattttaagaaatatttgaatcgatatacaattatataaattataacatcgaatatgagtatgaataagtgtataaatgcaattatagtatgagtcttccttgcatgcaacaaatatcacaaaaattcagtgttctaaaataagtgtataaatgcaataagtagataatttacattattgcatcatattcattaatttaattacttgtcggttagttattgcaagatcttgaggtacacttatattttgatattcagtaagtataactatattagagaaaaatttacatgggagtaatgggataatcagtcaagtaattgttggttgaccgtagagcgttgtgttggaggaagaagatgatatatagtgaagattatattgcccttcactatatatcatcttcttccttcaacacgttgatattctctgcacaaataactgttggaaaaaaattagcataaaatgacattttactggcaatattgtggtacaaatatatgtggggtccactttcgatttgggtcgggtcaaagtggattcgtgttcttcgtagttagacgaaaagattgatatattgtacgctca from Ipomoea triloba cultivar NCNSP0323 chromosome 6, ASM357664v1 includes:
- the LOC116021647 gene encoding thioredoxin-like 2-1, chloroplastic isoform X3, translating into MQGSSVISRKVSHFFRFSHHSTRQHSHRFSSNASELRPWPKTLPSIPVPKPSHHAHTRDLVLFKVRATAAETEQPKWWEKSAPNMVDINSTEGFLDALSNAGDRLVIVDFYGTWCASCRALFPKLCKIAEEHPEILFLKFYRGADGLLDSFSCSLAKLQKLRDAIATHNPGSSVKSQVQ
- the LOC116021647 gene encoding thioredoxin-like 2-1, chloroplastic isoform X1 — encoded protein: MQGSSVISRKVSHFFRFSHHSTRQHSHRFSSNASELRPWPKTLPSIPVPKPSHHAHTRDLVLFKVRATAAETEQPKWWEKSAPNMVDINSTEGFLDALSNAGDRLVIVDFYGTWCASCRALFPKLCKIAEEHPEILFLKVNFDENKSLCKSLNVKVLPFFQFYRGADGLLDSFSCSLAKLQKLRDAIATHNPGSSVKSQVQ
- the LOC116021647 gene encoding thioredoxin-like 2-1, chloroplastic isoform X2, whose amino-acid sequence is MQGSSVISRKVSHFFRFSHHSTRQHSHRFSSNASELRPWPKTLPSIPVPKPSHHAHTRDLVLFKPKWWEKSAPNMVDINSTEGFLDALSNAGDRLVIVDFYGTWCASCRALFPKLCKIAEEHPEILFLKVNFDENKSLCKSLNVKVLPFFQFYRGADGLLDSFSCSLAKLQKLRDAIATHNPGSSVKSQVQ